In a genomic window of Sutcliffiella sp. FSL R7-0096:
- a CDS encoding metallophosphoesterase — protein MNFGQIFKIVFVLILLLLIYPVFDNNRIKVVEHTVIIENLPEAQDGFTILQITDLHEKEFGEKQKRLIKEINDIEYDVIVFTGDMLNNSNSQNYSPFYNLIEGIENKEHALFVPGNADPRPYLFTKSGIEVNDFIVGMEERGVVFLDSTYTIRLGNSLVRVVDFESSIISNKRIEAYKASSANGNFSPYVKLQMDKNEENKILNEESSDLLIALNHYPIPDSRMDVLFSDDFYNIRKFDLILAGHYHGGQYRIPFYGALFIPESYYERNGLFPPQDRVKGLWEYKEIKQYVSTGLGSSDTIPFMKFRLFNTPEINVITFTSKK, from the coding sequence ATGAATTTTGGTCAAATTTTTAAAATTGTGTTCGTGTTAATACTTTTGTTACTAATCTATCCTGTATTTGACAACAACCGAATAAAAGTAGTGGAACATACAGTCATTATAGAAAATCTTCCTGAAGCTCAAGACGGTTTTACCATTCTACAAATAACCGATCTCCATGAAAAGGAGTTTGGGGAAAAGCAAAAAAGGTTAATTAAAGAAATTAATGATATTGAATATGATGTAATTGTTTTTACTGGAGATATGCTGAACAATAGTAACAGCCAAAATTACAGTCCATTTTACAACTTAATTGAAGGAATTGAAAATAAAGAGCATGCACTTTTTGTGCCTGGTAATGCGGATCCTCGTCCATATTTGTTTACAAAGTCTGGGATTGAAGTAAATGATTTTATTGTTGGGATGGAAGAAAGGGGAGTCGTTTTCTTAGATTCTACATATACAATTAGACTAGGTAATTCATTAGTTAGGGTAGTCGATTTTGAGAGCTCCATTATTAGTAATAAGAGAATCGAGGCGTATAAAGCTTCATCAGCAAATGGAAATTTTTCGCCTTATGTTAAGCTTCAAATGGATAAAAATGAAGAAAATAAGATATTAAATGAAGAATCATCTGATTTATTAATTGCTTTAAATCACTATCCAATTCCTGATTCTCGCATGGATGTTTTATTCAGTGATGATTTTTACAATATCAGAAAGTTCGATTTGATATTAGCTGGGCATTATCATGGTGGACAATATAGAATACCATTTTATGGAGCACTATTTATTCCAGAATCCTATTATGAAAGAAACGGTCTCTTCCCACCCCAGGACAGAGTAAAAGGTCTCTGGGAATACAAAGAAATTAAACAATATGTTAGCACAGGTCTAGGCAGTAGTGATACTATACCTTTTATGAAGTTTCGCTTGTTTAATACACCGGAAATAAACGTTATTACATTTACATCAAAAAAGTAA
- a CDS encoding ABC transporter ATP-binding protein, producing MSAVLYFFKQIQAYAGKVLYINMASMIIIGLLDGIGLLLLIPMITMTGFVNFEVSGTPFAGVYEILQRIPDLIGLPGILSIYVLIVIAHNLVHRQITIRNAIIQHGFFRHLRVKTYDAFLHANWNFFIKNRKSDLINYMTAEIARASAGTNSFLQFLSSLIFTGIQIGLALWLSPSITGFVLLSGILLVLLNRKFLKWSMELGKRNYDLGRSYLAGITDQINGIKDIKSNTLEDTRMDWYQTITDRMKNEQIEYTKLKTKSQMYYKIASAILIATFIYIAVNLFNAQVTQLMLIIIIFSRLWPRVAGIQGSLEQLATTIPAFQAVIAIQSESRKAREFTAVENSKPLLVKKSIEVKDVFFRYNTDQPDFALKNINLHIPSNQMTAVVGRSGAGKSTLIDLLMGLNQPECGEVLVDGKSLTKDNLISLRKAVSYVPQDPFLFNTTVRENLMLVNPNATEEELWEALYFSSAAEFVKKLPDGLDSVIGDRGIKLSGGERQRLVIARAILRKPSILVLDEATSALDSENEAKIQQAIENLKGKMTIIVIAHRLSTIRKADQVVVLDEGTIIQKGGFVQLAEEKKSVFSNLVKNQLEAMS from the coding sequence GTGAGCGCTGTGCTCTATTTTTTTAAGCAGATCCAAGCTTATGCAGGGAAAGTTCTCTACATTAATATGGCATCTATGATAATCATCGGTCTACTTGATGGGATTGGATTGTTGTTATTGATTCCGATGATTACAATGACAGGATTCGTTAATTTTGAGGTCAGTGGTACACCTTTTGCTGGAGTTTATGAAATCTTGCAGAGGATTCCGGATCTCATAGGACTACCGGGTATTCTCTCTATTTATGTATTGATTGTAATTGCGCATAATTTGGTGCACCGTCAAATAACGATACGAAATGCTATTATCCAGCACGGGTTTTTTAGACATTTACGGGTGAAAACTTATGATGCGTTTTTGCATGCGAACTGGAATTTTTTTATTAAGAATAGAAAGTCAGATTTAATCAACTATATGACAGCAGAAATTGCTAGGGCGAGTGCTGGAACCAATTCATTCTTACAATTTCTTTCTTCTTTAATTTTTACAGGTATTCAAATCGGCTTGGCTTTATGGTTGTCGCCAAGTATAACGGGCTTTGTTCTATTAAGCGGTATACTGCTTGTACTTTTAAATCGGAAGTTTCTAAAATGGTCCATGGAGCTTGGCAAGAGAAATTATGATTTAGGTAGAAGCTATTTAGCGGGAATTACAGATCAAATTAATGGAATCAAGGATATCAAGAGTAATACATTGGAAGATACACGGATGGATTGGTACCAAACCATTACAGATCGAATGAAAAATGAACAAATTGAGTACACCAAGTTGAAAACAAAATCACAAATGTACTATAAAATAGCTTCTGCCATCTTAATAGCAACCTTTATCTACATCGCTGTGAATCTTTTTAATGCTCAGGTCACGCAGCTTATGTTAATTATTATCATTTTCTCAAGGCTGTGGCCAAGGGTAGCGGGAATTCAAGGTTCGTTAGAGCAGTTGGCGACTACCATCCCTGCATTCCAAGCAGTGATTGCCATTCAATCAGAATCTAGAAAGGCAAGAGAGTTTACAGCTGTGGAAAATAGTAAGCCGCTATTAGTGAAGAAAAGTATTGAAGTGAAGGATGTTTTTTTTCGGTATAATACTGACCAACCTGATTTTGCATTAAAGAATATTAATTTGCACATACCGTCTAATCAAATGACTGCTGTAGTTGGCAGGTCTGGTGCTGGAAAGAGTACTCTTATAGATTTACTTATGGGGCTGAACCAACCAGAGTGTGGTGAGGTGTTGGTTGATGGGAAGTCTCTCACAAAAGATAACCTAATATCATTAAGAAAAGCAGTTAGTTATGTACCCCAGGATCCTTTCCTTTTTAACACAACTGTGAGGGAAAATTTGATGTTAGTTAATCCAAATGCTACTGAAGAAGAACTTTGGGAAGCGCTTTACTTCTCTTCAGCAGCAGAGTTCGTCAAAAAACTGCCTGATGGATTGGACTCCGTGATTGGGGATAGAGGAATAAAGCTATCTGGAGGGGAACGCCAACGTCTGGTTATTGCAAGAGCTATATTAAGGAAGCCATCAATTCTTGTATTAGATGAAGCAACTAGTGCACTTGATTCTGAAAATGAAGCGAAAATACAGCAAGCCATAGAAAACTTAAAAGGCAAAATGACGATTATTGTTATTGCTCATAGGCTATCGACCATTCGAAAAGCAGACCAAGTGGTGGTTCTTGATGAAGGAACCATTATTCAAAAAGGTGGCTTTGTCCAACTAGCAGAAGAGAAAAAAAGTGTATTTAGTAATTTGGTAAAGAACCAACTAGAAGCAATGTCTTAA